The Streptomyces taklimakanensis nucleotide sequence CGCCGTCCGGGGCACCGGCGTCCGGGGCCTCCCCGAGGACCCCCGCCCCCGCGCCGCCGGTGTCCGTCCCGTCGCCCGCGTCCCGACCGTCACGGGCCGCCGACCCCGACGTGTTGCGACAGGGCGACACCGGGCCCGCGGTGCGGGAGCTCCAGGAACGGCTGTCGGAGATCCCCCACGTCTACCCCGACGGTGGCGTCGACGGTCGGTACGACGCCGCCGTCGCCGAGGCCGTCGCCCGCTACCAGGAGTGGTACGGAGTGCGCGGCGACGAGGAGGGGGTGTACGGCGACGACACCCGGCGCGACCTGGAGGAGCGCACCTGATCCGCGGTGCGCGGACACCTCGCACGGCGCTCGGGCCCGGCACCGACGCCCGGGGGCCCGGGGGCCCGGGTCAGACGGACTGGACGGCCTGGAGCTCCGCGTAGCGGCCGCCGGCCCGCAACAGTTCCTCGTGGGTGCCGATCTCCGCGATCCTGCCCTCCTCCATCACCACGATGCGGTCCGCGCCCCGGACGGTGGACAGCCGGTGGGCCACCACGAAGACGGTCCGGCCGCGCACCAGCCGCGACAGCGCCTGTTGGACCAGCGCCTCGGAGCGGGAGTCCAGCGCGGAGGTGGCCTCGTCCAGCACCAGCACCCTGGGGTCGCGGATCAGGGCGCGGGCGATGGCCAGGCGCTGCTTCTGTCCACCGGACAGCCGGGCCCCGCGCTCGCCGACGACGGTGTCCGGGCCGGCGGGCAGTCCGTCGACGAACTCCAGGGCGTTGGCGGCCCGCAGCGCGGCGCGGACCTCCTCGTCACCGACACCGGTCAGGCCGTAGGCGACGTTGTCCCGGACGCTGCCCTCGAAGAGGACGGACTCCTGCGGCACGACGGACAGGAAACGGCGGTAGCTGCGCAGGTCCAGCTCCTCCATGTCGATGCCGTCCAACAGGACGCGCCCGGAGGTGGGCCGCAGGAAGCCGGTCACCAGGTTGAGCACGGTCGACTTGCCCGCGCCCGACGCACCGACCAGCGCTATCGTCTCGCCGGGACGCACCGAGAGGGTGAAGTCCCGGACGGAGTGGCGGTCGGCGCCGTCGTAGGCGAAGTCGACGCCCTGGAAGTCGAAGCGCCCGCGGACGGCGGTCACCTCGGTCTTGCCCGCGTTCTGTTCCAGGTCGGGGGCCTCCAGCACCTCGCCCGCCGAACGGACCGACTCCAGCCCCTTGGTGATCACGGGGGTGAGGCCCAGCAGGGTGGTGACGGCGGCGGTCAGGGAGGAGAAGTACGCGCTGAGCATCACCACGTCGCCGGGGGTGACGGCC carries:
- a CDS encoding ABC transporter ATP-binding protein, whose amino-acid sequence is MAVPQGPLDHRYRGEHPVRTLTYLFRQERGRMVLGTLAFLVKHSPTWLMPLITANVIDIVVHRGPILDLWLNAGLLLLTLVLNYPFQLLYIRCWYGSARRTGNRMRFALCERMQQLSIGYHSRVSAGVLQTKVVRDVENVETSVQQAGDQGLSALATLVGALAVITLRTPAFLPVFLLVVPAASALVVWLRGRLRSYNETFRQEVEHLSSRVSEMTTLIPVTRAHGLEGTALRRVDGTLRQVLDAGLRLDRLNGRFGALGWILLNALGVGCLVGAALAAYHGRLAVTPGDVVMLSAYFSSLTAAVTTLLGLTPVITKGLESVRSAGEVLEAPDLEQNAGKTEVTAVRGRFDFQGVDFAYDGADRHSVRDFTLSVRPGETIALVGASGAGKSTVLNLVTGFLRPTSGRVLLDGIDMEELDLRSYRRFLSVVPQESVLFEGSVRDNVAYGLTGVGDEEVRAALRAANALEFVDGLPAGPDTVVGERGARLSGGQKQRLAIARALIRDPRVLVLDEATSALDSRSEALVQQALSRLVRGRTVFVVAHRLSTVRGADRIVVMEEGRIAEIGTHEELLRAGGRYAELQAVQSV